The DNA region CAACGCCACGAAGGCACGAATTCGTGGATGTCTCTTGTGTCACGCTATTGCCAAGGGGGATGGAACACGATGGAGGAGGAAAAAGGGTACTGGGCACGGATCTACGGAAGATTTTAACGGAGAAAGGAACGTATGTCAGAGAAGAAAATGACGCGAGGAGAACGAAAAATAATGACTGGTAAAACGTATGGAAATGGGAACAGAGAAATCAGGGGGATGATTTAATATGGCGGACAGTTTGAGTAATAAGAGGGATCGAGTAAACGGATGGTCGGTCTCGGTACGAAATTTAAGGAACTGTCTGTCAGGTTTCGCAATCTTCTATCGTCACTGGTTGCATGGAAATTACTGTTAGTTTCATGATTACGTATGGCTTTTTGGAATGTCACATGGAAATTGTTATTCATTGCacgatataaatattgaaagaacGGTATTTGATgtaatatatatcgtaaaaatattttacagcttCCTAGCTCgatattgttttataaattaaaagagtGGGAAATAAATTCAATACGCGATATTTTATACGAAACAGTGGGCCACGCTTTAGGCAGTTGTGCACGGaccgatgaaataaaaatttatagcgGCACAAAGAAACGGGAAAAGGGAATCGTGGAAATCTGCAAACTCTTGTACATGaagttaaataaatgaaaagagcAAAAGGGGGCCGTTGCTGTGGAAAGGAAAGGAATGAAAACTATACGCTGGCAACTTCGCGGCAAACAAAGAACAACGACAAAAGCGGGTGGCGAACAAAAGAATGCCGGAGTTAATAATAACGTCATTAGTTAAGCGGAAAGTTTTTTAATCAGCATTTCAAACCAAGATAACGGGAAGAAGATACTTCCAAAATGCGTGACAATGAAAAACAATTCTCgtcaattaaattattttattattctaactAAACGTTATCAAAAGATTCTCTAGTCCTCAAAAACGAATTCCCTTCTGGTACGACGACAAAACGGAATAAAATGGCGAGACGTAAACAAGCAGATGGGACGAAGACGCGTTAAACAGGAAAGAAGGAGCCCTGCAACCGTTTctcaagaaacaaaaaaagaaaaacgaactaAGGAAACGAGAAAAGGGAAGGTGAAACTAGAAAAAAAAGATGGGAAAGAATCAGAAGGAGAGAGGAGACTAGACAAGGTTGAAAAAGACTAGAGAAGGAGGGACCAAAGAAGAGGAAGTTTTATTTCAACGAAGGTTTCGCGAGGCGAAAGCAGCAAGGACAGACAGAGGAAATACATAGCCGGATAAATACGACGGCGAGGGGTTGCGATTCCTCTTTTCTGCTCCTCTTGTTTCCACCCtgactttcttcctttctttctttctttttctctttctcccttctccctctctttttctctccctccTTCCCTCTCTCTATACCTCTTTCCACTTGGCTCAAAGCGGCGAAAACTCCGTACAAGCACTGTTCTCCGTTTCTGAAGTGGCTTGTCGCACGGCGACAATGTCGCATCGATTTTATCAAAAGTCTAAACACATCCGATTAAATTCAGTTAGGTGGACGTGCAGACGGACGCGTTTTGAATCGTTATCGAAGGTGTCAGTAGTTGTGTATGTGTTTATCGGAATGTATATAGTCAACGGTTGTGAGCAACCTGGAAGTAGATGGAATTTCGGCAAATTAGCGTCTCGAAGACAGGTTCGCCCAGCGTTTTATTAGAAATTCGACGCAAGCCGTTCGCTCGAgccttttaatcgaaactacaCCGACGTCCAAGAGAGGGAAACCCAGGCAACTCGCGTGCAAACACGTTCCGCCGTGCTGTTGCGTCTAAATGAGTTGATTAAATGTACAATTTGTACGTTCTTCTGGAAACCCGTTCTCAAACCTTTCGTGCACGGTGCTCCTCGTAAAAATGAAAGGACGCACGATTTAGGCGAGCTATAAACCGTTGTAATTGAATATTTCTAACCTTGGCTTGTGATATTGCAGCAgggacaaaattatttttagacaAATGAAACTCATTTCTAACTTGtcctttatttaaaatttgtacataaatattacaatatttgaaatatattaagtGTACATTTCAAGGTATGGCTCTCTTCGTGTCCTCTGTATTACTTAATATATCATCTCTGAAATCTTCCGAGTTTCTATTTTCTCTATCCCTTCTAGGATATTTTCGCGCTCCAAATCACCAGCAAAAGTTTCTAAATCTTCTACCTTTCCCCTCTTCTTCGATTTTTATTCCCTAATACCTCGGTGACATCGTctatttcttttcgtttcaccTGAATTCTCTTTTCATTAGTCATATAAGATACCAAAGATTTCATTTATAAGAATTTCGTTTAAATGTATCGTTTCTTATAACATGATTGAGAAACTACGCCGGCCTTACCATTTACTAAAATACGTGTACTGCAAATATTATCGTATAAACCAACTCGTCCAAAACCGTCGCAAAACGAGTCGTCTGCCGACACCACCGGGGCCGCTGTTAAATATTCACGCAATGGCGTTGCCTTCGAAACAATTATTCATCGTTCCCAGCAACGGGATATCTTGTGACACTCAGTATCCAAGTTTATTTTCAGTTACTATGCGTCGACTGCTTTTCCACCCCGTTTGGCACCACCATTGAAAAGACCACGTCTGATGCCACCGGCTCGATCGCAACATCCCAAACAACAGAAACAGCAACCAGCTGCGAACACGACCACCGTTCCGGATTTGAACCAATTGAAAGTCTACAGTAAGTATCACCGTTCCACATTCTGACATATAGACGAAACAGTAATCAAAGTTGGAaacggagaaaaagaaaggaaaaacaaGAAATGTTTTGACTAGAAACAGGTTGGAGTTGGAGCATCTCGAGCATGTTATGGTTCGAGGAGTAGTCGTTCGAAACCACGCGAAAGTACAGTTTGTTAATTCGTTCGTAAGTTGGTCGTGCGTTTCCCGTATTAGGCAACAGCTTAGCGTGAGAGAAGCGTGTCGTCGACACTTGTCTCTACGCGGTACGTACTTTAATTACGCGGAAATTACGAACAAGCTCGCGTGAAAATGATCGGTTAAGTATAGTGAACGGAAAAAAATGGTAGAGTACGGTAGAGAACGTTATTATTCGTCATGAAGCGAGATAGTGATGTTGGAAAATGAGCTTCCATTTacgtttttatttaaaaaatttcgaattattGGTCGTAAGCATGAAGAGAGGAAGTTTTCGTAGTTGAATAATTATATACACAGCTAATGTTCCGCAAGTTATTTATTCCATAgggatgaaaatttcattatattcgCGTGCACTTCCTTCCGATGaaagttattttaataaatgttaaacGGCTAGGATTTTAATCAGGTTTGTTCTGTGAATTTTATATAGTACCTGGTTATTCGTGATATTTAATGCTCTTTAATAAATAGCTCTTATTTCAACATAAAATATTGATACTACTTCCACGCTTAAGTGCAGCTTACAGTAACTcatataaaaatttagtacagcaactatcttttaaattaaaaatataccacTTCTGATTTTGACGCTTCTGACTCTCGGACGTTAAGCTATGCACGATgtgatatttgaaaaatgttacCACTCCATTATTCATTCCGTTATTCTGGATAATAGGACTTCTTCGGGAAAATTATATTCCAAATCTAATTCAAGTTTCAAACGTGCTTAGCGAGTTTTACTTTTACGTCAGTAATCGCATCAACTATCCACAATTTTACTGCCAAACagcaaaggaagaaaggaattgCATTCCATTATCTCTCTTAATGAAACGAacagaaaagatatattttcatatttccttTCAAAAAGTTAAATTAATCCAACTTCAAAGTGATTGCGAACAATTATTCCAGAAACAAGATTCGTCTGAATATACCATTCTCGCGGAATCgatgtacaaaaaaaaaagaaaggagcgaATTAAAGTGCGATTAAACTAAAATGAAATCAAGGGAAATCAGTTTGTGATTTCTATGTTACAGGCAATCCGGATATCCTGATCTGTGGCAACTGTAGAGAGATGTTTACAGACCTAGGCGAGTTGCTCGAGCACAAGCGGAATTACTGCAAACTACGGTTCACATGTAAATGTCACACCTTCAATGGAACAGCCCCAAGTACGTACCTACTCGAAAGAAAAGTTTGCCCGACGAACCTTCCGCTTCCTCTGTACTCTGTAGAACGAAAACGTTCGCGTCTGTTAGTGCCTTACCAAACGGGATTGTACGAATTCCACAGCTACGTTTCCGCCTtcaagaaatttttcaataaagatCCAGCTTTCATCGAAATTCGAGGGCAAGTTTCGAAATACTTATCCTCGTCCCATTGCCACCTCTTTTCTCTCTGTTATCCTTATCGCACTTCGAATGGCGCGgttgtaaaaatgaaattcgaacCGGATCCTGAGAGCGGTTCCTCTTTCCTTGTGTCTCTCCGATTTTCTTCTCGCGAGCAGAATTGTACTTTGGCATTTTACCGAGGAAAACGCAGCTGCGTCGGTACAATGGTCCATGATTTGTTTAGGATGGAGGAATTGGAACGGGAAAGCCTAGGAAGTATTGTTGCTGTTCGTAAAATTTGCCTACGGATACTGTTGCAAGATGCTTCCCTCCATTTGACGTATCGTCGCTCTAGTTTTTAACTGTTCTATCTGCATTGGTTTGTAAACTGAAAAAACTGAGTTTAGAATTTACCGAGTTTAGTATTGTTGTTTAATAGTaaacttaatatttatttaatattattatgactTAAAAGGACTGAATTGTTGCtttctaaatgaaattttcatcgtattattAGGAATTCGTGTTCTTTATACGAATACGACATATGTGGAGCggttaattacatatattttttttttttttttggaaaatgaAGTTAGGATTAGGGCGGAAATATTAACTCTTTGCAATCTAGTAATAAGGATAAGGttaaaataaacatataaaaactttcaataaattttcaGTAAAATCCTATAGTAATTTTAGTGCAGATTCTCTTACAATTACAAGTGCCAAATTAATTTGTATGTTgtattcaaatttcaaagaaattgatCAGAATTCAGGCTAATATTTACTCAGATAATAAAACCACAGATTGTTAGTAACTATCGTGGCTTTGGCAAACAGAATATATTTAAGTTATTACCAAACAGgcgcacacacacgcacacacaatGCATTTATGTTTATGTTCCAAGGAGATTCTACAACAGCTCTGCTCTGCGTTCTCTGCAAGGTATCATTCCCTTCAGCATGGGAATTGATGGTTCACGCTCAGGCAGCTCACATGATCAACATTTACGAGCTGGGAACTCGACCCCAGAGTCCCAGATCTGCTCCCAGCCCTCCGCAAAGTCCAAACCAACATCAGAAGGAATCATCACCGTCACCGCAAGATTTTCAAGTGAGTTTCCGACATATTGCAAAGATATTGTTTCATCAAGAACAGAACAAACGTGTTCGTTCTATTTCATTTCGTTCtgtcaaaaaaaaaagttgcaCTTAACGACTtggaaatataacaatatatatgaaaattgaGATAAATTTAGTTTCCTTGCATCCGATACAATAAATATTGgacatattatatattgtcaAAATAAAAATGCCCAAAGGCAAAGCAATTGCGAAATTGCGAAATGCACTAGTAAAAATTTCCTCTTCGTTTTCAATAACgagaataataacaaaaaaaaacgcATCATTCGACAGCGATATTTGAAGAACAGCAATGAAAACTAAAACTTGCAAAACTAttaactaatattttatatgtaacgTGGAAATTAAATTCCCTAACGGAAAAGTAATTTCGTTCTGATGGATTTTCCGTTCCGTTATTTTTGTTGCATCCTGAAATGTGAAGTAGCGAACGATGACTGCGCAATCTTATCAGAATGAGCAGGCTTGGATGAGAAGGAACTGAAAAGAAAATACGACACCGACTATTCACGTAGCTTTAATTCTGGAAGTATTTCTGACCTAGTTACCATCATAATCGCGAACGTCCATCCCGTCAGCtgaattttcattctttattccTGAAATTGCGGGAATTCCATATTAATCCCTagctttttctctattttaatacTTAAAGTTAAAAATCGTGCGAGGATTTATGGATCCGCTTCGAAAGTCTCACTGTAAATACGATATTGGAAGGAACAATTGAAAGGAGTTTCTCGCTTTCCCGAAAGGAATTCATTTAGTGTTGCTCAATCGACTGAACGTGAAGAAAAATGATGGTAGGAATAATGGATTTTGTTCGATTGAAAATTTCTGCCGGATTCGATAAAAGAAgctttcgaaataaaaataaaatctctaTTGCAATTGCCAGCATTTCCTGTCGAAATTAACCACAATATCTTTTTGCTGATATTTCAAAGACGTTGCATCGATTTGTGTTAACAAGAGGAAAAAGACGCGATATCGCTGGTGAAATTCCTACGAGCTATGTAAAACCAGAACTCAAATACGTCCAACAGGAAGCAATAATAACAGTGGCAGTCAATTTAAAGAATATAAGTTCTCTGCTGAAAAGGAAGGAAACGCGGCAAATCGTAATATCGTCAGGAGGCAAGCTCTCAGTGCTTAAGACAAGGCTATGAACGGACGGAATGAAACTCTGTAACAAAAGAACGAAATCCTGTCGCTGTAGGGAACAACGAACGACTTGGAAAAATATTACTTCATCATATGTTTCTCTGTCGATATGTCAACTCCAGAGCACGGACGAAGTATACGGATCGAGCTATCAGGCAATTGGAACTTTTGTTTCGGATTTCAGCGCTCGAGAGCCTCCTTATTATTTTCACTCTTGCTATCGTCGCTCTTATTAATTGTATCGAGCGTGTGATTTTCTACTTTCTTGGCAATAGGAAAACTTTTGTTCTCGTTATTacttaaaattgttttatttcttcCACTTTTTTTCTTTAGTGTGATATATACTTTTCGAAGGATTTAAAGAATTTTCGAATGATTATTCTGTTCAGGGTAATTATTCAAAAATGATTTTCCCAGAATTGTTAAAATAGTTGAAGATAATTGATGTGCAAGTATGTACGAATAATtgcgaataattattaatatagtaACAATCGGAGCGCTTTAACGCTACGTGCTAGAAACGTCTGTTAGTGTGATCCCGCTCCCTAATTATTCGACATTTCTGTGGTGTAGTATAATTTTTTCGTTTAATCATGCAGTCAATGTCAATCGAGATCAATCTCTTTAATATCGTCAAAGACATTAAAATAGAGCGCTCTGAATTTACCCTGcacattaaattaatatatactaatatatactaattctatatgaataaaaataatcattaaaaggattaattatgtacatatataataattttctagtaCATGTAGTAAACAATACTCTATTAATAATAGATGCAtgcgatataataataaatataatatatagcagATAAGAGAGGATTAAATAAAAAACTTACAAAGTAGAATAGATGCGCTTTGGTCAGCCAACCGGATAAAGGTATGTAGATCCTATCACTAGTATAGTAGTATAACACGCATCAAGCAAGGGCTATCGCCTGTCGTTTTACTATCTCAGCACGAAAGAAGAATGAAGCAGGTCGAGCTAGAGCACTCAATTGATCGCATATTTCCGATTCTaaggatatttttaaatataatatctttTGTGTAATTTTGTTCGCGTATTATttcgtacatatatgtatctttaTCCCAACTATTTTCGCTTTGTATTCTTTCGTTTGACGTTTGAAAAAGATATCTAGAATGATATAAAAAGTCGTTTCGTTTTATAATGATTGTAACAGGAAACCAAAGCATCGGATTGCGAAGAACGCGCAGAGGAAGAAGATTTGGATGGACACGAATTATTGCCGTCCCCTGACAGCGGCAAGTCAACGGACAATGAAGCAGCTTTATCACCGATTAAGATACGATCTGATGTAAATGGACTGGACCATGAAGAATGTGACGAGCTGATTCACGTTGAAAATACCACACAAGCTTGTATCATGCATGCCCTCAGCATTGTAAGTGCTGCtcaatttttcttctccttaaattttatttaattcatttggATCACACAGATGTGCGTTTCCTTaactataataaatatcaattcaTTGAATTTTGTTAGCGTTGGTGTTAGTACAAATGTTGAGATATGCATATCGTAGAATTCGCATCAATTGGcaataaatttttaacattatacgtgtcTTTTCCTAATTGTAAGACCTGTAATGCGTTAATCAGAGAGAACTACGGTCATATTTGTCAGCATACTTTAGCATAggtggaatatttaaaaaatttattttactttggaATCGGAATAATATTCTATCACATGCCACTTCAAAAGGGAAAGCAAATATAAAGTAATAGAATTTCAGAGAAATGTTAGTTTGATTTGCAAAGCGTTTATTGTCGACATTTGTATTGGTAGATGTAATATTCAGGTGTTCCAAAGTGGATAAATTAAATTCCAATTGAATTCCTTTATTTCATTGAGTcacatttattaattttacatgCAAAGCACAGTATGAATCGTGCATAATTGAATCGAATACAAACTCATTCATTTTTATACcatattattggtttcagtcgGCCTTTTATAATAACTCGTTTCCTTTGAGAtttaataatactaaataatcaaaaaatatttagatctgctaatttttatttcaactctGTCATTAGAGAAAATTGAAATCAAAATTAAGATTAACTCGCTACAAATTTGACTTTTAATCTTGTAATTCAAAATACAATTTCCATCACAAAGTTCCTTATCTTTTTGCAGAAAAACAAGGTAACAGAGTTCTTTTCAAATTTGACAGGCATTATTCCGATTTCAGAACGAAATAAATTGTTGTAACATTAAAACGGTGTCATTCTTCGCCACCTAGTGTCTTCTTCGCCGCCTAGTGTCTTCTTCGCAATGATAGATCTGAATCCGTACAATGACAGGTAGTAACGACCGTTCGATGACAAGTATCATCGCGGTATCGTCATAAAGGCATCAACACGCGCGTGGTAACGCGAGAGGAAAGCTTCCTTTCCGCAATAAATCAGAACGGGACCGAATGCTTCTGTAGCCGGTTGTGCCATTTCAGTTTCGCATTCACTGAGACAATCATTGGCAAATGGTCTTGCGAAACCGTCGTATCCGCGTAATCACCGCACGTAAACGTGTTATAGCTTTCGCGATCAAGCTCGAAGATCTCCGCGATGCACTTACAGCAACGTCGTAATACACGCTTGGAAAAATTCATTGCGATTTCCCCGTGGCTTCACGCATCACTGAGATATACGATTGCTTTCACGGTTGACTATTAACGCGTTCCAACCAAGTAAATCTTTCTTCTCTGATTCTTAATGTGATTTCAAAGTTCGATATTAAATTGGTGGAAAATATTTTGCATTCTTTGTTCAAAATAAAACTGTTGTGCGACTATTTACTTACtatcaatataaaattaagataTATACAGGTATTTCTTCCTAATTAATTTCCTCATCaaatatttctagaaattttAACCCGTCTCATTCGTTCCTCTAATACGTAATTCATTTCACCAAGCTTTGTGTTTTATCTAGCTTTTTCGTGAAACATATTACGAACCAACaacttttaatcattttcataatgTACCGTATCCTTTATTACTACAGTTACTCTTGCCTTGTACGTTGCAGGACTCGTCCTTGGAACTCAACTCTGACACGAACTCGAGGGGAAGTTCTGGCCCAGTCATGGCGTTGACTAATGGATCCTTGTCCGCGAAGGAATAAGTCGAAAAAAGAATTAGACATTGCAACACGGTTTTCCCTGTCCAGGGACTCCTGTACCAACGCCACCAATGAGACATATCGATCTCCTTTAAGGATAACACACCCCTCTGTATATAGCTAAATGCCTAACAAATAATTCAGGGTCGTCTCATGCCAGATCTGGGACCTATTTTGGCGAATTTAGTATCGATGGATTTCGAATCGCCCCGAGGATTCGACGAACGAGAAAGATTTAAACCGTTTCGCTTCCATTTACGTCCATCTCATCGATtaatcctctttcttttttctcctgtACTCCCTTCTCTGTGAAATCTAGTCTTCAAGAATGGATCGATAAAGCGTCGATTTCTTTAttcgttctttcttctctcctttttcttcttttcccttaAAAATTTCGCTCTTTGCACACGTATTTTCGCGAcgtgtataaaatattacagcCAAACTCGAACTCGATAACATTCGTGAAACACATAGTACGAGAAttctattcgataaaaattacaCTTGACGATCGAACATTCGGAGAATTTCTTTTAGTCACGGTATTATTCGTTATCTGTGACGTATTAACTCTCTTATcgattttatcgtaaaaattgtGGCCGCGTGTGGTAGGGATAACGTTGCATGAAACGCGTTTCAGAAGATTCGTTAAGATTTGTCCAGCTTGCTATCTGTCTCGCGAGACGGGCAAAGGTTTTTTAAGTAGACGCCACGGAGGATTCCTAAGTAGGGTGCAACGTTAATGGATTCTTTTTCCAGCGTCGTTGAGAATAGGTGAAAACCAGGCCGTCCGTTTGTGGTAGCgttttatgaaaattacaagTAGTCTTCCGGAGTCTCGGCACCGGCGTAGATCGCACAGTAACGAGAACATCCGTTGCTCTCTGAGAGAATTAGTTAATTAATCGCGTTCCTTTTTAATTCTCCGAAGAAAGCTACGTCTGGATTTTACTCTTTAAATTGCACCGTGCTGAATCCAAGATTAACTCCAATCGAGTAATACGGTTGCTTCTGTAGAgacctttaaaaatatatcacgcCCAATAAATACAGGCTCATACGACACAGTTAAGATTGTGAAGGAGGaaatatttattgataaattcaattgtccatttaattttttaattacttcctATGGGCACTTTAATTCCATGCAGTGATTTATGCATGTATTGAAAAGCAGAAATGTAGAATTACGTATCTTCGTAGTATAAGGACGAAGTCCATTTAATTTCCAATTAGTTTAAAAGCTTAGCCAGAGTTTCCATTCCACAATTGGATAAAGTGAACAATTTTAACGCATTTAAATTTAGAAGAATAATGTTTGCCTCTTGTGTATCGATCATTGCGATAACGCCTTTTATACTTCGA from Bombus terrestris chromosome 14, iyBomTerr1.2, whole genome shotgun sequence includes:
- the LOC100649273 gene encoding uncharacterized protein LOC100649273, which translates into the protein MVKVLAMKMSKVGNQTNSQDPQAVNSRVFVGNLNTFQCSKTDVERMFQRYGRLAGISMHKGYAFVQFTNPFDARSACLGEDGRTVLSQILDVNMVAEPKPHQTGRKRQNVTKTGNDWDYYYDSYYASTAFPPRLAPPLKRPRLMPPARSQHPKQQKQQPAANTTTVPDLNQLKVYSNPDILICGNCREMFTDLGELLEHKRNYCKLRFTCKCHTFNGTAPRDSTTALLCVLCKVSFPSAWELMVHAQAAHMINIYELGTRPQSPRSAPSPPQSPNQHQKESSPSPQDFQETKASDCEERAEEEDLDGHELLPSPDSGKSTDNEAALSPIKIRSDVNGLDHEECDELIHVENTTQACIMHALSIDSSLELNSDTNSRGSSGPVMALTNGSLSAKE